The Athene noctua chromosome 8, bAthNoc1.hap1.1, whole genome shotgun sequence region gaaaactgcaCACAAATTGCAACTTTTGCCTTCACTGAAAACAACAAGACGCTCCGAAGGCTGTGGCACACACAAGCCATGTATCTACAGTAGAAAGATCAAAGTCTAGTGAAAGAAAGGCTGTGAGCATCCTGAAAGCATTCAGTGAAAACACCACAGGATGCAGCTACAAATCCCTCGGTAAGACTTCTGAGTAGGCTCAGATTTGAGGTTTCAGAAGTTGCATCAGCCCATAATTATTTTGATACTAAGAAAGCTCACAATTTACTGTTTTGAATTTAGCTATAGCTTTCACAGCAGTATAGTGAAAACTCTAGCTGTTATTTTATGAAAGCCACTGCCCAACTCTTACACCACAAGTCCATCTCCAGCATGGATTTTGTCACCAACCACAAGTTCCCTGACATGCTGTTGAATCAAATTTTTCATTACCATAATCAGAAGTGGCCAGAGTGAACCTAAGTGTTGCAGCACACTAGCTTCTTCCCAGACCAAAGAGACCCCATGCACAAATCCCATAGATCTCTTTCCCCACAACTTACAGACAAAGCCTGACTTGTTTCACCTCACCTCCTGATTCAAAACAATCCCATCTTAAAACTGCACAGGTGGGCCATCTCCCACGTGAGGGAAAATGGTAAGAAGGAGCAACTGACCTCCTGTAAGCAGCAAGGAAAGCAGCACGAAGAACACCGAAGGGGTCTCTGCAGCGTTATCACTTCGTGGCCCAAGTTGTCGATAATCCGGAGGGTGAAGGGTCGTGATGGCCCACAGAAATTCCTGGTACAGCAGTCTGTGTCCTCTGCTGCACAGTACACTATTTGCCCCAGCGTATTCTTGATTTCATATCTGTTGCTTGTTTCAAAGCcagtcaaaactgaaaaataggaaCAGAACTGTTAAATTTCTGAAGTGCACACGAAGTGCATCTGGTCACCATGCTAACTCTAAAACTACCCTTTGGGAAGGCAGGCCTCACTCCAAGTCTGTCAGAGGCAGCCACTAGTGAAGGGAAATGGTGGGGAAAGACCCTTGAACAGAGCAGCCTGATGGAGACGTTCAGAGAGAAGCCACCATGAACACGGCAGTGCAAAAACAGCACAGAGATGTCCAACATTCCCCTCCCACCAGGCACAGACACCTACTGCCAGAGCAAGCACCACAGTTATAAATAACACAGCATGGAAGATTCTCAGGGAAGAGCTGAAGGGATGAGAATTAAACAAACTTGTGAATTTGAGGGTGAAGCAAGAAAAGGGCTCTAGAGGACACAAATATGTTCAGAATGAGAAGGccacaaaaaaagccccacagtCAAGATTCACAACTGCACAAATAGAAAACAGCAAGGGCCAGCACAGAAATTTTGATTAATTTCTCTACCAAATGAAAGTACTTTTTGAAGCATCatggaaagaaaatgcaacagcATTAAGTGTCAGCCAAGATGGATGGTCCATTTCATTTCATCTATTTGAAAGACACTGATAAGATGACTTTGGTATTCTTAAAGTGAATGGAATGGGGGGAGTAGAAGGAAAGCAGTTCAATCTGCTAAAACAGCAGGATTGCCTGGAAATGGGACTGGAGCTGCACGCCAGTCTATGGAATTAGCTGAAGTAagagaggacagaaaaaaagatctttaAGTAGGGAAGAGAGGCAAGTAGAAATATGAATGAATGGCATGGGAAATGTATGACTTCAGCTATAACTAGCTACCGAGATTATTCAGTTGCATTGGTATGTATATTTTAAGATACAGAATTTGCTTAAAAACCTCTGCCCTCCTagtttctccttcctcttctccacaacTTCTGCAGGAATTGAGACAAATAGCAGAGGCAGGAAAGAGAAAGGTGGCAATCCACCTTAAATATGTAGTATCAAAGAAAGTCTAAATTTTACTGTTCTTGGGATCATTAGATTTAAACATTTCTCTATTATAAATAGTTTTCACTTACTCTCAAGAAGTTCAATTTGCTGATGAATTAATATCTGGTCAATCTGTTTGTGGTTGAAAAATTAAAGTTAGTTAACAAGTTGTAACTAAGAGAAAACTAGTTTTAAGAAACATGgctgtttcatttcagaatgCAGATTTATGGATCAATACATTGTCTACAGGCAGATCATCTACTGGTAAGGCTGTGGAAGTAGCTCATGTCCCTCCTGTCCTGTCCTCTGTCAATTTAGCAGAACAGTGTTTCAGAGCACAGGTGCAGGTAGCAGAAGTTGTACCCAAGGTGGTCTGGTTACAAGCACACAGGGCTAATGTTCCCGTGCTCCTTTCAGAGCTCAGGATAGCTCAGCTACAGAGCCTAACAGAGCCTCTAACACCACATATCCCAGATGCCTACATCAGGAGTCTGTAcggaagaaagcaagaaagaaatttTAGAGAAGCTCAGCTACTGCTCTGCTCTGAGTGAAACTCAGGAAAAATCAGCCTCTCCTCActgctactttctttttttttttttagcaatttaCAAAACTGGCAACAATACATCAGTGTTAAGCCTTGATATTTGCTCCAAGTGAGGAGATGAACTGTATTTTTATAGTACAAGGACATATTCTGCAATGTGGAAACAACTCTCATTTTGCTATTAACATTCTCTACATTGTGAAGTCTGACTAGCGCCTCTCCTAACAACATCATGAAGATGTGTGAAGAAAGTATCATGTAGAAAATTAAGCATTTCTGATGTGCTACAGTTGCCCACATTATATATGTTTATTATATCCAGCTTGCCAAATCACAAACAGTAGCTTCAGAAATAGGGAGGATGTATGATGGCCATGCGCCCCCAGTCCTTTAGCATCTCACTTGGTAGGAGAGCACTCTGAGAAGTGCTGCAGCCATAACAGGCTCCTCCACATTCAAACATGCATCAATCACATTACAAAAGGGTTCACTTAGCAGCTCAAAACAGCAATCTATGCAGCTGCAACAAAGTCAGATgctttttttagctttttcatgGGTACAGGATGCCTCTCAGGAGAATACCTGTTCTCTGGGGAAGGAAGAAGTGTGCAGGTACCTGTGTAAGGTATTCCAGTCCAGGAGGGCATctaggaagaggaggagggatgggCATCCAGACTGTCCCCTCCTTCATGATGGGCTGGTTCTGGATGGGTGGAACAGCTGGGACTCCCATGGCCTGTACCTGGAAGCCATAGGTCCCTGCACCTGTGACATTTGATGTGGTAGGAGAGATGCAGTTATGAAAGTTAGATGTTGGAAAAGAATTGCCCCATGGATCTTCAAAAGATTTATTTGTTCACTATTTTGAACTATGAAGATCCTTATACCCACAATATATTTCAGTTATGAACACTACAACTTTTGTGAAGGAAGTTACGCTGGATTGGGATGTCCTAATCCATCCAGACAAAtcaataataaataacaaaataaaataaatgcatcattCTTGAAGATAGCAGAATTTTGTTCACATAAAGACAggcaattaaaaaattagaaataactaaatgaAGGTTATTTGTAAGTAGACATAATgtcttaaaatacatgaaaagtaTTGGCCTTTACAAGTTGTCAGTTGAGCAAAAGAGGAATTTTAAGACAAAGTTTTTCTGGAGTTATACCTTCTATTATGTGATAGGAAATGTCCTTTTAGCAAAGttgatttgaatttttaaaaccaGATGAGTGTGATCTAAAAGCTGCACCTTTTCATTTGTTTAATGGATTCTCTTTCAAAACAGGAAATCCACAACTCCTCAATGGAGGACGTGCATAGTAAAGGAGGAAATAGTTCCACATTCTGTGAATGTCGGGTAAGATTTCTCCAGTTAGCACTCGATAGGAAACACAAGCTCTCATGAAGCACTCCAGGGTCTAAATGCTCAGCACCCCACCAGATGGCACACGCAGCACTGCCTGGTGCTCACAGCATATCCCACATCCCCCGGCTGCGCGCAGAGCCCTGCCCTGCTTGCAGCAACACGGCCTTTGCTACAGAGATGCTTTATGACATTATAGCTGAAGCTGCTAAAGTTGCTATTGAAAGGTACAAAACAAGAACTATATTTTTTCCCTCATTTAATACTTTCCTGGTAGGCAGATAGGCTTTCAATCTGATGCAGAGGAATTCTATATTTTACTCAGAAGCAAGCACAATGCAGAAgccacaaaatatatttttgcagaGCTGTACAAAGAAAAATAGTTCAAGAGATTCTAACTTGTAGACTTATTTTTAGCCCAAGTCTGTTCAGCACTGATGTTTCATGTTACCTTAGAAAACATGGACTGTACATGTGAAAGCTCATGCTCTGGCTGTAAGCAGGCTGGTACCTCAGGTGATGTAAACAGCTGTGGCTTAAAACTTGTAGGTGGTAGGATCACTCATCCCAGAGAAGGATCCACCCTTACGGAATACAAAATcacttttctgtctgaaaagGGCTTTGCACACAGATTTACTATCTACTGCCATTGTGTCTGTGAACATACAactattcaaaacaaaaaattctcCCCTGATCTTCATCACACAGGTAGCACGTGCCCATTCCCCGCTGAAGCTAACTGTACTTACAGACCTCAGATTGCCTGATGTACACAAGGTGCGCAAGCTTTAACTTAGGAACAGCACAGTAACTTAGGCCAAACATTCTGCCTTTTATCTATAGCCTATTCTTTGGGCCTGATTGTTAGATATTGCTCATTGTGATTTGgttcttcagaaagaaattatCTGCCAGAACATGAGAAACTATTTAGGAGCGTTGCATTTTGAATGCAGAGCAGAAAATGAGAtagaagagggagaagaaaggagtgAAATGCAAGGTATAACCACATGCAAAGTAAAGCAACAGAGTAGGAAACAGGAACAGAATACATGGACCAGCAGAACTGCAAGgggaaaacaattattttctccAGTTCTGAATTTCTAGAGAGAAATAAAGTGAGAAACTGGAATAACATGTTAATAAAAAATCTGATCATCAGCAAGAAGCTGCCACACATTAATTGCTTTGCATCACACCTCTCTAAAAAATTCCCTCAGTGGTTACTGTGGGAACATCcaacatttttaactttttaacttCTACCAGTGTTAGTACTGCTTAGCACATGCTAACGTGTAGCACCAAGAAGGAAAGATGATTTTTCAGCGAAACGGAAATTAATAGAAACTCTACAGGATTAACATCAGAAAAGTAAATCAGAGATGGTCGCCCTCATAAAACCTCCTAATTCCCATGCTTTTTTCTTAATGATATAGCAGATCCGTAGCCAAGCAACCTACCTTGGTAAATCCCAGGTCCATGCTGTTGGTAGCCATAGGGGACTTGATTTTCTGgtgcattagtgtttgaaaatcCAGGTGATGGGGCAGGTTTATGCACTGGAAGAATGGAACACATGCTTTGAGTATTGCTTGTTTCTTCCTATCCTAGGGTGAATGACCCACAAACATTGCCTCATTTTTCAGAGCAAACATACAAGAAAATTAAGCAGCTGTTCTCTGTATAGCAAAAACTGTGTAACAAGCTCGtatttattcaaaatattaaaCATCAGTAGAACTTACAGGAGTTCTGATCCTTAAAGTGCAGAAAACCAGCAGGTATTGCACATGATGTCACGAAGatgtcacagaaccacagaatcattttgcttagaagggacctcttgagatcacctagtccaactcctgctcaagcagggtcagttCACTTTCTGTCTGGACCAGAGGTGCCTTTGTGCATTTATATTTAGAAGGAGGATTTAATTCAAAGACTTGCCAGGGAACTGACAGGCTGCCCTCCTGTACGGAACAGACTGGTAATGAGCCATTCTCcactatataaaataatttctttcaatttCTCCAAGTTAGAACTATATTAATGTCTCACCAGCAGACTCAGAGGGTTAGGGATTTAAAAACGTTCAGCAAGTTCAGTTTGTAAGCAGAAATAACTTGaatttcaagatttttaaaaaaatttattttatttaacttcagGAATCAAGATCAGAAAATGTAAGCCGTATGTTTTGTAAATtattcaattttaaaatttaaataattacaatttaaaaCATTCATGCATACTTCATAAAATTAGAAGGTAAATTAATAGCTATGCTAATATAGCTTAAACACCTTGGAAGGACCCATGTTATCTCTGATATTAACAAAATATGACATTCTGTTTATATTATACTCACCTTGCATTGCTGTAGATCAGCTTATAATTGTTCTGCAAAACAAcatatttcatgctttttttaatatatcatttcACAGGAGTTATTCAGAGTTCTCTATTATTGATAAAAGTTACTGGCCTGTCTAGACTGTATGGAAAAGCCAAATTAcaaataaaagctaaaataactttaaatatcTTCTAAGATTTGCCTCCACCAAAACAAATCTGAATTACCTATGCCTGCACTCACGTTTTGAGTATCCTGAAGCCATGCTCAACTCAGACATAATTATTGGGATGTGCAGTTATTTCACTGCAGTGCAAGACTCCATTGTGCAGCCATTCAGAAGGATCATGAAATTCACATGAACAAATTACTGCCGTAATTTTGGAGCAACTGTTTTAGTGTATTGATGTTGACTACAAAACCTGCTTGGGTAAATCCTGGAGCAGTCATGATGCCATGCTACTGCCTATTCAATAGTTCTTCATGCTATTCTACTTCTGAAGTGGTACTACTAAATATCATGTATCAAATTTTTGTCTCCGTGTAATAAAAAAGGGTTGGGCTTTCACTAGTGAGTGGGCTTCCACAGCAGAATATCATGAATGAAAGGGACAACTGCTTGTCTTTTCTTTCTACTCTTTCAGGGTTGCCAAAAGGAGTTAAAAAACCATAGAAGGGACATTTACTGATGCCAGCATCAGCCTTGAGAGATGCTCCTTTCAGTCTCTGTGGTACAAGGGAAGACAATGGCACCTTCTATTAAAGGCAGGGGTCCAAAATATCCAGGAGATCCCTAAGTGGATGTATAAAAGATAATGGTTATACGAGCTTCTTTTTATAGGAtcaaaacctttaaaataaacaataaacctagttattctttaaaaataactcagTGCAAGCTAAACTACTAATATATTTTGTCAGTTATCGTTCTTTCAACTAGTTCAGTTCAGTGATGATGGTCACTCAAAGCTGGGAATGAAATCGAAACTGAAAGCAATTCCTTCCTGCTTTTCACTCCTAGAGTAAAAGCAGATGTCACAAGAGCATGTTTAACAGTTCTGGGATGACATGGCGCCTAGCTCAGTTTCCAACTCATACACAGGATTCTCTTTGTTTAATAGATTCGTtttaaagtgtttcttttttaaggttTGGTTGTTGTGGTTTtgcgttttggtttttttttttaactttcctaGCAAAGCCACCATCCTATTTTGTGTACTTTAATTTTATTCATATGGGAACCAGAATCTAGGctaaaaaaaataggaaataatttaaaattatacatCCGATCTAAAAATCTGAAAGAACATATTCAAACTACATAACTTAAACCTTGTTCTCACAGTTGATAATATAGTGACAAGTTTAATATATGACCATATTAAAATATGTTGACAAACCTACCAGTTTATAAGAAAAACATGAACTAAAGATGAATAAAAAAACCATTACTTAAACTAGCAAAAGATCAGTTTTATCAGTTTATACTGTGAGATATTCCAGCTACCTGAACTTCagtgaaatactgaaattattCAGTGAAATTATAACTGAACCCTTTGGTAAAGGGAGAGCAGAGACATGAtatgatttatttaaaagtaaaGCTTTAGAGTAGCCCAGAATCTTTTTGCTCCCTATAACCACACATATATACCACTGTGCAATCTAGGATTTAGAAAATATTGATAGACCTATAGCCAGAAAAGCAACAAAGATTTTACAGAGTTCAACTCCCATATTCATCAGACATGATGTTAAAGAGAATAGTTGattatttgattttaatagtTGATTATTACTAAAATGATCTCTTTATTTCTACTGCTTTTTATCTAGACTCCTTCTACCACCTCCAATTCAGTCATCAAGATTAACACATTGTCAGTCATGCCCTGCTTTTAATCCAGACAATTTATTAAGATTGTGAAATAACATAAAATTCTGAAATAGCAAAGGAAGAAGGAACAAAAACTCACTTTTGTCAGCCTTTATATTAAACAATGTATTGTTCAGCCATGTTGTTATTCATGGGGAAATATCCACCTTGTGTAATCCCAGTCAAGAAATAGTAGTAATGAGCAGACCAGTCACTTAGAAATGTGTTGGTTCCAGGTGCCTAGGTTACACAAAGCAATGATTTGAAGcctacattttcatttcagtttaataAAATGAGGCTTTACATGCTGCTAGCTATTACTCGTTCTagtaactgtttttaaaaaaatatagggaAGAATCATTGAAATGTTACTTAATTAGCAGGAAAAAGTAAAGATATTTGTATTTAGTTCCCACTAATACAAAAGAGGGAGAATGTTATTTCTTTGTAATTGAGTTAAAATTCCAcagaattaaaggaaaaatacagaaagaaattgCTTCAGCAAGTAGGAGTCCATTACTGAATTAATTTTAGTTCAACAAAAACAGTAGCTGCATGAATCCCTTGTGCTACACTGGCCACATGCTGCAACCTGAATGCACAACATAAATCACAAGTAAGTTGTACTGGAGTGAATAAGCTGGTTGTGGTGTTTCAGAAGAAGCAGCTGTATATCTTTGCATACATCTTATAAAAAACTTTATAAGACCCTGAGCAATCCCACCTAATTTGAATTTAGTCTGGTTTTAAGCAAAGGAATGGACCAAATTACCTCCAAAGGTCCTCCAAATGACCTTTACAACCAAAATTATGCTAGGATTACAAGGGTCCTTCACACTTTATTACATCACCTGAGGTATTTGTTGATCAAACATTCCCCAGAATCCCCCAGCTGGAGTGCAGAACTGTGAAAGGAGGATGGTGACAGGGCTCCAGCTCCCAGCACCTCACCCCTCACTGGGGCTCTTTTAGGTTAGGGCTACATGAGGGAGCCTGTGCCAAGAAAAGCCCCCGAGTTTTGCCCTTCCCTGACAAGATTCCCACAGTAACTCATAGCTCTGAGTCCACTCTCCCACAGGGAGCACAGATGAGCTATAAATATCCTCTCTGCTCTGGAGGAGGCGACATACCTGGGTTCAGCTTTACACAAGCGAAAGCAGAAGCAATTTTTCTGGCAAGAAGGAAACACCAGGGGAATGGGAGAAGCTTCATGCAAAGTGGCTGTTGGGGAATGAACGACACTTATGAAACACAGTCTCTGGATGGTCTGAGGTCCCCCTGCTGTGCCTGCGTGCCAGGACCAGGGAAGGCTGCACACAGCCAGCCGCCTCGCCTAAAACCACAACTTGAACCCCGCAGCATGGTTTCCAGCTTCAACCACGGCAACAGAGAGAGGAAATGCAAGGCAAAAGAACTGCCCCTCTCCCCAAACGCTCCTTCAACTGCCAAGAGCAGCTGTTCAGCTGCAGGTTAGCAAGCTGACAGCAGACccccacatctcttctgctgGACTGCTTCATGAGAGAAAGGAACTCAAGAAGTCTCATTCTGCATACCCTGTCCCTGTATGTTACACTATCTAGAACCTGTATTGCCAGCCTTCCTCCACACCCATAGGAGTTCCCAGACCTTCTCCCTTTGCTCTCAGAACTAGCAGTCAATTGCTGATAGCCTAAACCCTCTCGCCCAGCACCAGCACACCCAACCCTCACTTTCTCCTTACTTCCTTGAATCGTTATTCTAATGAGGAGCATGGAAGCAACCCCCAGAGGCACCCAGGTGCCCAGGCACAGTGTTCTCCCTCTCCAGGAGTCCTGAGCCCAGGCACTTAAGGATAGCCAAAAACTTTTGGAAAGGAAATCAAGGAAATACTGCTTCCACAGGAAGTCAAAAAAACTGTTCTAGTTCAGACAACAGTAAGGAAATAACATCCCTAGATTGTTCCTTTTAAAGGAATGGCAGAATGTCCATGTTTCTTTTCAATcactttctcattttcagaactGCATTACAGAGCTACATCTCCCTTATCCTGATTCATGTCAACAGATACACTGCAACTGATTTAGAGATGTCTTAATCCAGTTAACTACAGAGCTTCTGTTTTTTATCAGAAACACAGTATACTAGCATGACTATCAGTTTCGTTTCTTACCCAGCTCACTAAAACAGTGCCAAGAGAAGGTCACACATCCTGTGAATTACATACCAAGCCAGGCCCTTTCCGAAAAagtctgtgattaaaaaaacagGCTTAGAAGGCAAAATAGCAGCAAGGCATGCATTAGTTCACCGTAGTTAGCTTTATGGCACTTTTCTTCATCATGCTACATTAGACTATTCAGCCACTGGATTTTAACCTTGACTACCAGAGAAATAGTACACTTAAAAGTAATCTAGTTGATCTAGTTAAACAGGTTAATTTTCTGCTAAAGTTAACAAAATAGCCTTCAGAGAAGGAATGAAATGTGAGATAAATtgtcataaaattattttgttctaaTGCAGTAAGGTACCCTCTCCCCTTAGATAGACATCTCTCCTGAAAACTGGCAGTCCCACCACGTGAGAGAGCCAAAGAACAGGTCACGCTCTGGGTATCCAGGCTCGCTGAGGTGAGGGCACATTTCTGGTGCTGCTCTTGCTGGGTGACAGGGCCACCACCACCCGAACCCTGCCTGCTGCCGTCAGCTCTCTGGAGCAGGGCTCTCCCAGGACGGCCTCGGCAGCAAGATCCTTCCTTAAGCCAGCCTTTGCAAGCAAGTTACTCTGCTGAAGAGACATTTTGTAACTCACTGCACAATTGCAACCGGGAAATAACCATCAGGTCCTTTGCCCGGCCCTTCTAATCATTAAGCATCCCAGCGATGAGAACAGCTACCTGGAAGGGCTACCTAGAAGAAATCACGGGCAGTAAAGTCACAtgttcacagcaaaaaaaaataccCGATCCCGAAGCCGAGGAGCCGCCCCACGGCGTCCCGCACCGAGCCCCGCTGCCAACCGCGCTGCGCTGCGCTCCgctctgcccggccccggcccggggggggtgcgGCTCCCGGGGCCAGGGGGCGGGCCTGGGGGCGGGCCCTCGCTCCCGgtaggggcggcggcggcccgagGGGCGGCTCGGGAGCGAGGCGCGGCCCCAGCGCGCCTGCTCGGGCACTGCAGCGGGAGGTCAGATGTTGGATTAGAAGTGCGTGGTGCCGTGTTGCTAGAAAGTACTGACGCCTTTCTCGGTGTAACGCCTGCCGCCACAGTAACACCGGAGTCCTTGATTCGGGAGGTGGTTCAAACTTGCCCACACTTGCCCCATACTGTCTTTTATACGATTATTCACAGTAAAGTACAACCCTGAAAAAAATCTTAGGTTTCCTATAATCTTTACAGTATCACCTTCTCCTGTCTGAAAAACCCTTCCACCGTAAGAAGCATTTTCCACTGTAACCTAAATGTTCATCAGACAGCTGATTTCTGTGAAATAtctgtcagtggaagaaaaaaaaccccacaaaaaccctAAACCCCTTTGGTGCTTAGCCTGATGTGCTATTTCTAAAGACTTCCTCAAAACACAGGTGACTTAATGATCACCTTATCCTTGGTTCATTCTAACGTCTGATACTACATTAATAGTGTGGTATGACACTATCTGGAGATGTACAGACAGTGCAGCGCATTCATATTGCTTGAGAAAACACCTTTCAAGTCTGAAAGTGTCCAAAGTTTTTAGAAGTTCCCTaaaacttttaaagatttttatttgaaaaacatttgccCCTGGATAGCTAACCCAAaaataagtctttaaaaaaagtagtttcaCAATGCAGAATCCAGACATATGTGATAGTGAGAACTGGGATAAGGAATGGGGACACATATTAACTTGTTTATTCTTTTGATAACAAATTTAACCATGCAAGCTGAAGCCCAAGGAGGACAGACAGTACTTTAATTACAAACCTgactttatataaatatatttt contains the following coding sequences:
- the PLSCR1 gene encoding phospholipid scramblase 1 isoform X1, with translation MQVHKPAPSPGFSNTNAPENQVPYGYQQHGPGIYQGAGTYGFQVQAMGVPAVPPIQNQPIMKEGTVWMPIPPPLPRCPPGLEYLTQIDQILIHQQIELLEILTGFETSNRYEIKNTLGQIVYCAAEDTDCCTRNFCGPSRPFTLRIIDNLGHEVITLQRPLRCSSCCFPCCLQELEVQAPPGTPVGYVVQNWHPCLPKFTIQDEKRMDVLKIIGPCVICSCCEDINFEVKSVDETSAVGRISKQWTGLLKEAFTDADNFGISFPMDLDVKMKAVMIGACFLIDFMFFEHAGDKQQRMGVWQ